The Streptomyces sp. NBC_01353 genome contains a region encoding:
- a CDS encoding VanZ family protein, giving the protein MVVRVAGFAFLLAHLLLVAWVTLRPRDVAWVTAPNLTPLAGIKADLALGPAEAARRIGEGLLLLAPLGVLLPMADGRLHVSPLASLARTVAAGALVSLAVELLQTAVPGQVVDVDSLLLNTAGVALAHLLVVPAGRARLRRRRDPRAGRSPSGTRRGRGSALLRDEGSQGATPTIPRVGIAP; this is encoded by the coding sequence ATGGTCGTACGCGTGGCGGGGTTCGCCTTCCTCCTCGCGCATCTGCTCCTCGTCGCCTGGGTGACGCTCCGCCCACGCGACGTGGCCTGGGTGACCGCGCCGAACCTGACCCCACTCGCCGGGATCAAGGCGGATCTGGCGCTCGGCCCTGCCGAGGCGGCCCGGCGGATCGGCGAGGGACTGCTGCTCCTGGCCCCGCTCGGTGTCCTGCTCCCGATGGCGGACGGACGGCTCCATGTGTCGCCGCTGGCCTCCCTGGCCCGTACCGTCGCCGCCGGAGCGCTGGTCTCCCTCGCCGTCGAACTGCTCCAGACCGCCGTGCCGGGGCAGGTCGTGGACGTGGACTCACTGCTCCTGAACACCGCCGGGGTGGCGTTGGCCCATCTGCTCGTGGTCCCGGCGGGCCGGGCGCGGCTGCGTCGCAGGAGGGACCCCCGGGCGGGCCGGTCCCCCTCCGGGACCAGGCGGGGCCGGGGTTCGGCCCTGCTGCGGGATGAGGGTTCTCAGGGGGCTACCCCGACGATTCCCAGGGTCGGGATCGCCCCGTAG
- the deoC gene encoding deoxyribose-phosphate aldolase, with protein sequence MPTTASAAPAFADVTTSDSALRRFLHGLPGVDAVGLEARAASLGTRSIKTTAKAYAIDLAISMIDLTTLEGADTPGKVRALAAKAVNPDPSDRTTPTTAAVCVYPDMVATAKEALRGSGVKVASVATAFPAGRAALPVKLADTRDAVAAGADEIDMVIDRGAFLAGNYMKVYEEIRAVKEASGEARLKVIFETGELSTYDNIRRASWLGMMAGADFIKTSTGKVAVNATPANTLLMLEAVRDFREQTGVQIGVKPAGGIRNTKEAIKFLVLVNETVGEDWLDNHWFRFGASSLLNDLLMQRQKLATGRYSGPDYVTVD encoded by the coding sequence ATGCCCACCACTGCATCCGCAGCACCCGCATTTGCCGACGTAACGACGTCCGACAGTGCGCTGCGCCGCTTCCTCCACGGGCTGCCCGGCGTCGACGCCGTCGGCCTGGAGGCGCGCGCCGCGTCCCTCGGTACCCGCTCGATCAAGACCACGGCGAAGGCGTACGCCATCGACCTGGCCATCTCCATGATCGACCTGACGACGCTCGAAGGCGCGGACACCCCGGGCAAGGTCCGGGCGCTCGCCGCCAAGGCCGTCAACCCCGACCCGTCCGACCGCACGACCCCGACGACCGCCGCGGTATGTGTCTACCCCGACATGGTGGCCACGGCGAAGGAGGCCCTGAGGGGCTCCGGCGTCAAGGTCGCCTCCGTCGCCACGGCCTTCCCGGCCGGCCGCGCCGCCCTCCCCGTGAAGCTCGCGGACACCCGTGACGCCGTCGCGGCGGGCGCCGACGAGATCGACATGGTGATCGACCGCGGCGCGTTCCTGGCGGGGAACTACATGAAGGTCTACGAAGAGATCCGGGCGGTGAAGGAGGCCTCCGGCGAGGCCCGCCTCAAGGTCATCTTCGAGACCGGCGAGCTGTCCACGTACGACAACATCCGCCGCGCCTCCTGGCTCGGCATGATGGCGGGCGCGGACTTCATCAAGACCTCGACCGGCAAGGTCGCGGTCAACGCCACCCCGGCCAACACGCTCCTGATGCTGGAGGCCGTGCGCGACTTCCGCGAGCAGACCGGTGTCCAGATCGGTGTGAAGCCGGCGGGCGGCATCCGCAACACCAAGGAAGCCATCAAGTTCCTGGTCCTGGTCAACGAGACCGTCGGCGAGGACTGGCTGGACAACCACTGGTTCCGCTTCGGTGCCTCCAGCCTGCTCAACGACCTGCTCATGCAGCGTCAGAAGCTGGCGACCGGCCGCTACTCCGGCCCCGATTACGTGACGGTGGACTGA
- a CDS encoding NAD(P)H-dependent oxidoreductase, translated as MHPLHVAVVQGSTRDGRLGPVVANWLLSHAAARPDMTVDLIDLAETPLPAVFPQLGQAPTAAEDRSLLAAVSPRLAAADAFVVVTPEYNHSYPASLKNAIDWHNKEWHAKPVGFVAYGGFSAGLRAVEHLRGVFAELHAVTIREAVGLQGVWGQFDQEGKATAPAADAAATSMLDQLAWWAEALREARAKKPYAA; from the coding sequence ATGCACCCGCTCCACGTCGCCGTCGTCCAGGGCTCCACCCGCGACGGCCGCCTCGGCCCCGTCGTGGCGAACTGGCTGCTCTCGCACGCCGCCGCACGCCCCGACATGACCGTCGACCTGATCGACCTCGCCGAGACCCCGCTGCCCGCCGTCTTCCCGCAGCTCGGCCAGGCCCCGACCGCCGCGGAGGACCGCTCACTCCTCGCCGCCGTCTCCCCGCGCCTCGCCGCCGCCGACGCCTTCGTCGTCGTCACTCCCGAGTACAACCACAGCTATCCCGCCTCCCTGAAGAACGCCATCGACTGGCACAACAAGGAGTGGCACGCCAAGCCCGTCGGCTTCGTCGCGTACGGCGGCTTCTCCGCCGGCCTGCGCGCGGTCGAGCATCTGCGGGGAGTCTTCGCCGAACTGCACGCCGTCACCATCCGCGAGGCCGTCGGACTCCAGGGCGTCTGGGGGCAGTTCGACCAGGAGGGCAAGGCCACCGCCCCCGCCGCCGACGCCGCCGCCACGTCGATGCTCGACCAACTCGCCTGGTGGGCCGAGGCCCTTCGCGAGGCCCGCGCCAAGAAGCCCTACGCGGCCTGA
- the afsQ1 gene encoding two-component system response regulator AfsQ1, giving the protein MPFLLLIEDDDAIRTALELSLSRQGHRVATAATGEDGLKLLREQRPDLVVLDVMLPGIDGFEVCRRIRRTDQLPIILLTARSDDIDVVVGLESGADDYVVKPVQGRVLDARIRAVLRRGERESTDSATFGSLVIDRSAMTVTKNGEDLQLTPTELRLLLELSRRPGQALSRQQLLRLVWEHDYLGDSRLVDACVQRLRAKVEDVPSSPTLIRTVRGVGYRLDVPA; this is encoded by the coding sequence GTGCCTTTCCTGTTGCTGATCGAGGACGACGACGCCATCCGCACGGCCCTCGAGCTCTCCCTGTCACGCCAGGGCCACCGAGTGGCCACCGCGGCGACGGGCGAGGACGGCCTGAAACTGCTCCGCGAGCAGCGTCCGGACCTGGTCGTCCTGGACGTCATGCTGCCCGGGATCGACGGCTTCGAGGTGTGCCGGCGCATCCGGCGCACCGACCAGCTGCCGATCATCCTGCTGACCGCGCGGAGCGACGACATCGATGTGGTCGTCGGCCTGGAGTCCGGAGCGGACGACTATGTCGTCAAGCCGGTCCAGGGGCGGGTCCTCGACGCCCGGATCCGGGCCGTACTGCGGCGCGGGGAGCGGGAGTCCACGGACTCGGCGACGTTCGGCTCGCTCGTCATCGACCGTTCGGCGATGACGGTGACGAAGAACGGGGAGGATCTCCAGCTCACGCCGACCGAGCTGCGACTGCTCCTGGAGCTGAGCCGGCGGCCCGGACAGGCCCTGTCGCGCCAGCAGTTGCTGCGCCTCGTCTGGGAGCACGACTACCTGGGCGACTCGCGTCTGGTCGACGCCTGCGTCCAGCGTCTGCGCGCCAAGGTGGAGGACGTGCCGTCCTCGCCGACCCTGATCCGTACCGTGCGCGGCGTCGGCTACCGACTGGACGTCCCTGCGTGA
- a CDS encoding TetR/AcrR family transcriptional regulator, translating to MAKEDETEEVSLWERLDRPQAAPRASLTPQRIAEVAVDLADREGFAAVTMRRIATELGVAPMAAYRHVSGKDDLWALMVDRVSAEMEPAEQPESWRETLRAYAVRTRTMMVRHPWLAQLPMPLFALTPNRMAAAERQLASLDGQGLDVDTMMAAFRAVSSYVQGATQAEVALAQYMRDQGWESPDETRRALAPQMSYLMETGRYPTYRRYTRGAARKDDAAWQFETGLECVLDGVAGLVERGRT from the coding sequence GTGGCGAAAGAGGACGAGACGGAAGAGGTCTCGCTGTGGGAGCGGCTGGATCGGCCGCAGGCCGCGCCACGCGCGTCCCTGACTCCGCAGCGGATCGCCGAGGTCGCCGTCGACCTGGCCGACCGCGAGGGGTTCGCCGCCGTCACCATGCGGCGGATCGCGACCGAGCTGGGTGTGGCGCCCATGGCGGCCTATCGGCATGTCTCCGGCAAGGACGACCTGTGGGCGCTGATGGTCGACCGCGTGTCGGCCGAGATGGAGCCGGCGGAGCAGCCGGAGAGCTGGCGGGAGACCCTGCGCGCGTACGCGGTGCGGACCCGCACGATGATGGTGCGGCACCCCTGGCTGGCCCAGCTGCCCATGCCGCTCTTCGCGCTCACGCCGAACCGGATGGCCGCGGCGGAGCGTCAGCTGGCTTCACTGGACGGGCAGGGCCTCGACGTCGACACGATGATGGCCGCGTTCCGCGCGGTCAGCAGCTACGTGCAGGGGGCGACGCAGGCCGAGGTGGCCCTGGCGCAGTACATGCGGGATCAGGGCTGGGAGAGCCCCGACGAGACACGGCGGGCGCTCGCGCCGCAGATGTCGTACCTGATGGAGACGGGCCGCTACCCGACGTACCGCCGCTACACGCGGGGCGCGGCGCGCAAGGACGACGCGGCGTGGCAGTTCGAGACGGGCCTGGAGTGCGTGCTGGACGGGGTGGCAGGGCTGGTGGAGCGCGGCCGGACGTGA
- a CDS encoding aldehyde dehydrogenase family protein has product MSDRLSVFKTYKLYVGGKFPRSESGRVYEVQDSKGKWLANAPLSSRKDARDAVVAARKAFGGWSGATAYNRGQILYRIAEMLEGRRDQFVAEVADAEGLSKSKAAAVVDAAIDRWVWYAGWTDKIAQIVGGANPVAGPYFNLSTPEPTGVVTVVAPQDSSFLGLISVIAPVIATGNTAVVIASEKAPLPALSLGEVLATSDLPGGVVNILSGKASEMGPHLAAHQDVNAIDLTGADADLARELEIAAADNLKRVLRPRAVDFTESPGTDRLTAFLETKTVWHPTGSLGASGSAY; this is encoded by the coding sequence ATGTCTGACCGTCTTTCCGTCTTCAAGACCTACAAGCTGTACGTGGGCGGGAAGTTCCCGCGTTCCGAGAGCGGCCGGGTGTACGAAGTGCAGGACAGCAAGGGCAAGTGGCTGGCCAACGCTCCCCTCTCCTCCCGCAAGGACGCCCGTGACGCGGTCGTCGCCGCGCGCAAGGCGTTCGGCGGCTGGTCGGGCGCCACGGCGTACAACCGCGGCCAGATCCTCTACCGCATCGCGGAGATGCTGGAGGGCCGCCGGGACCAGTTCGTGGCCGAGGTGGCGGACGCGGAGGGCCTGTCGAAGTCCAAGGCCGCCGCGGTCGTCGACGCGGCGATCGACCGCTGGGTCTGGTACGCGGGCTGGACGGACAAGATCGCCCAGATCGTGGGCGGTGCGAACCCGGTCGCGGGCCCGTACTTCAACCTGTCGACCCCCGAGCCCACCGGCGTCGTGACGGTCGTGGCCCCGCAGGACTCGTCCTTCCTCGGCCTGATCTCCGTCATCGCCCCGGTGATCGCGACGGGCAACACGGCCGTGGTGATCGCCTCGGAGAAGGCGCCGCTGCCGGCCCTGTCCCTGGGCGAGGTGTTGGCCACCTCCGACCTGCCGGGCGGTGTCGTCAACATCCTGTCCGGCAAGGCCTCGGAGATGGGCCCGCACCTGGCTGCCCACCAGGACGTCAACGCGATCGACCTGACGGGCGCTGACGCGGATCTGGCGCGCGAGCTCGAGATCGCGGCGGCGGACAACCTCAAGCGCGTCCTGCGCCCGCGCGCGGTGGACTTCACGGAGTCCCCGGGCACGGACCGCCTGACGGCCTTCCTGGAGACGAAGACGGTCTGGCACCCGACGGGCTCACTGGGCGCGAGCGGCTCGGCGTACTAG
- a CDS encoding MDR family MFS transporter: MTTPHESEARIPYLGITGLMLGIVLATLDGTIVGTALPTIVGELGGLDHLSWVVTSYLLTTAVATPLWGKIGDLYGRKGSYLASVAVFLLGSVLSGLAQSMGQLIAFRALQGIGAGGLMVGAFALIGVLVAPRDSAKVQSISAAMLPVAFVGGPLLGGFLTDHLDWRWAFYVNVPVGLAALLIVGIGIRVRTERIRARVDWPGALLLTLGILTLTLLASWAGTTYAWTSPQILGLGVVSAAALVLFVRVERRAEEPVIPPRLFRSRNFALAQLLSFLVGAGMLAAMNYLPQYLQFARGQSSTASGMLLLPLMLGMLVVQLATGQIIGRTGRYRIYPILGGALMTAGALALLPLGVTTPTAVASALTLVIGAGMGFLMQSTLLITMNSADPRDMGAASGTVTLVRTIGGSLGVAMLGAVFTARLAGADTRLTPAQLRELPAPVREGFATAVTSGLHGVLLGTAALAALAFAASWFVREIPLRTASGSGQGEAPEAATSSEAAPSPHRPAADRPAPRPS, encoded by the coding sequence ATGACGACACCCCACGAATCCGAAGCGCGCATCCCCTACCTGGGGATCACCGGGCTGATGCTCGGCATCGTCCTCGCCACCCTCGACGGCACCATCGTCGGCACCGCGCTGCCCACGATCGTCGGCGAGCTCGGCGGCCTCGACCACCTCTCCTGGGTGGTCACCTCCTACCTCCTCACCACCGCCGTCGCGACCCCCCTCTGGGGCAAGATCGGCGATCTGTACGGACGTAAGGGCAGCTACCTCGCCTCCGTCGCCGTCTTCCTCCTCGGCTCGGTCCTCTCCGGGCTCGCCCAGAGCATGGGGCAGCTCATTGCGTTCCGGGCGCTCCAGGGCATCGGCGCGGGCGGTCTGATGGTGGGCGCGTTCGCGCTCATCGGGGTGCTCGTGGCGCCCCGCGACAGCGCCAAGGTGCAGTCGATCAGCGCCGCGATGCTGCCGGTCGCGTTCGTCGGCGGCCCGCTGCTGGGCGGCTTCCTCACCGACCACCTCGACTGGCGCTGGGCCTTCTACGTCAACGTGCCCGTCGGCCTCGCCGCCCTGCTCATCGTCGGAATCGGCATCCGCGTGCGCACCGAGCGGATCCGCGCCCGCGTCGACTGGCCCGGCGCCCTGCTGCTCACCCTCGGCATCCTCACCCTGACCCTCCTCGCGAGCTGGGCCGGCACCACCTACGCCTGGACCTCCCCGCAGATCCTCGGCCTGGGCGTCGTCTCGGCCGCCGCCCTCGTCCTGTTCGTACGGGTCGAGCGACGGGCCGAGGAGCCGGTCATCCCGCCCCGCCTCTTCCGCAGCCGCAACTTCGCCCTCGCCCAGCTCCTCAGTTTCCTCGTCGGAGCGGGGATGCTCGCGGCGATGAACTACCTGCCGCAGTACCTGCAGTTCGCGCGCGGCCAGTCGTCCACGGCGAGCGGGATGCTCCTGCTGCCGCTGATGCTGGGGATGCTCGTCGTCCAATTGGCGACCGGCCAGATCATCGGCCGCACCGGTCGCTACCGGATCTACCCGATCCTCGGCGGCGCCCTGATGACGGCCGGCGCGCTCGCCCTGCTCCCGCTCGGCGTCACCACCCCGACCGCCGTCGCCTCGGCGCTCACGCTCGTCATCGGGGCGGGCATGGGTTTCCTGATGCAGTCGACGCTGCTGATCACCATGAACAGCGCGGACCCGCGCGACATGGGCGCGGCGAGCGGGACCGTCACCCTCGTCCGTACGATCGGCGGCTCGCTCGGCGTCGCGATGCTGGGCGCGGTCTTCACCGCCCGCCTCGCCGGCGCGGACACCCGGCTGACCCCGGCACAGCTGAGGGAGCTGCCCGCGCCCGTACGGGAGGGGTTCGCGACGGCGGTGACGAGCGGGCTGCACGGGGTGCTCCTGGGCACGGCCGCGCTGGCCGCGCTCGCCTTCGCCGCGTCCTGGTTCGTACGGGAGATCCCCCTGCGGACCGCATCCGGGTCCGGGCAGGGGGAGGCGCCCGAGGCCGCTACGTCGTCGGAAGCAGCCCCGTCACCTCACCGACCAGCGGCAGATCGCCCAGCCCCCCGCCCTTCGTGA
- a CDS encoding HAMP domain-containing sensor histidine kinase, whose product MFAGLRFTSLRLRLVVVFALVALTAAVSASGIAYWLNREAVLTRTQDGALNDFRQEMQNRAATLPLQPTEEDLRRTAEQMAGGSSGYSVLLLGERAAGKPIIGASNPDTFTLADVPDALRDQVETEQPLTDGNAFPYHLFWQRTQRGQTPYLVGGAKVDGGGPTGYMFKSLDAERADLNSLAWSLGIATALALVGSALLAQAAATTVLRPVHRLGEAARQLGEGKLDTRLRVSGTDELADLSRTFNGAAESLQKKVDDMSAREESSRRFVADMSHELRTPLTALTAVTEVLEDEQDTLDPMIAPAVALVVSETRRLNDLVENLMEVTRFDAGTARLVLDDVDVADQVTACIDARAWLDAVELDAERGIMVRLDPRRLDVILANLIGNALKHGGSPVRVAIRTEDGELVIEVRDHGPGIPEEVLPHVFDRFYKASASRPRSEGSGLGLSIAMENALIHGGSITAANSPDGDGAVFVLRLPQDADADADADAADGGEQGEVEES is encoded by the coding sequence ATGTTCGCGGGGCTGCGCTTCACCAGCCTGCGGCTGCGGCTGGTCGTCGTCTTCGCCCTCGTGGCGCTGACGGCCGCCGTGTCCGCCTCCGGGATCGCGTACTGGCTGAACCGCGAGGCGGTCCTGACCCGCACCCAGGACGGCGCGCTGAACGACTTCCGGCAGGAGATGCAGAACCGGGCGGCGACGCTGCCACTGCAGCCCACCGAGGAGGACCTGCGGCGTACGGCCGAGCAGATGGCCGGCGGCAGCTCGGGCTACAGCGTGCTGCTGCTCGGGGAGCGTGCGGCGGGCAAGCCGATCATCGGGGCCTCCAACCCGGACACCTTCACGCTGGCCGACGTACCGGACGCGCTGCGGGACCAGGTGGAGACCGAGCAGCCCCTCACGGACGGCAACGCCTTTCCGTACCACCTGTTCTGGCAGCGCACCCAGCGTGGTCAGACGCCGTACCTGGTCGGCGGGGCGAAGGTCGACGGCGGCGGGCCCACCGGCTACATGTTCAAGTCGCTGGACGCCGAGCGGGCGGACCTGAACTCGCTGGCCTGGTCCCTGGGGATCGCGACCGCGCTCGCGCTGGTCGGCTCCGCGCTCCTCGCGCAGGCCGCCGCCACGACCGTCCTGCGGCCGGTGCACCGGCTCGGCGAGGCGGCCCGGCAGCTGGGCGAGGGGAAGCTCGACACCCGGCTGCGGGTCTCGGGCACGGACGAACTGGCCGATCTGTCACGGACGTTCAACGGCGCCGCGGAGTCCCTGCAGAAGAAGGTCGACGACATGAGCGCACGGGAGGAGTCCAGCCGGCGCTTCGTTGCGGACATGTCCCACGAGCTGCGCACCCCCCTGACCGCGCTGACCGCCGTCACCGAGGTCCTGGAGGACGAGCAGGACACCCTCGACCCGATGATCGCGCCGGCCGTGGCGCTCGTGGTCAGCGAGACGCGGCGACTGAACGACCTGGTGGAGAACCTGATGGAGGTGACCCGCTTCGACGCGGGCACCGCGCGGCTCGTCCTCGACGACGTCGATGTCGCCGACCAGGTGACCGCGTGCATCGACGCCCGGGCCTGGCTGGACGCCGTGGAGCTGGACGCCGAGCGCGGGATCATGGTGCGGCTCGACCCGCGCCGGCTCGACGTGATCCTGGCGAACCTCATCGGCAACGCGCTCAAGCACGGCGGATCGCCGGTGCGGGTCGCGATCCGTACGGAGGACGGGGAGCTGGTGATCGAGGTACGGGACCACGGTCCGGGCATCCCGGAGGAGGTCCTGCCGCATGTCTTCGACCGCTTCTACAAGGCGAGCGCGTCCCGGCCGCGCTCGGAAGGCAGCGGTCTGGGTCTGTCGATCGCCATGGAGAACGCGCTGATCCACGGCGGTTCGATCACCGCCGCGAACTCGCCGGACGGCGACGGCGCGGTGTTCGTCCTGCGCCTTCCGCAGGACGCCGATGCCGACGCGGACGCCGACGCGGCCGACGGCGGCGAGCAGGGCGAGGTGGAGGAGAGTTGA
- a CDS encoding PspC domain-containing protein, producing the protein MAALARPRDGRMIGGVCAALARRFGTSATTMRVIFLVSCLLPGPQFLLYLALWLLLPEEKSASTAW; encoded by the coding sequence ATGGCCGCACTTGCCCGCCCCCGTGACGGACGCATGATCGGCGGAGTGTGCGCAGCGCTGGCACGGCGCTTCGGCACCTCGGCCACCACCATGCGGGTCATCTTCCTCGTCTCGTGCCTGCTGCCCGGTCCGCAGTTCCTGCTGTACCTGGCGCTGTGGCTGCTGCTGCCGGAGGAGAAGTCGGCGAGCACGGCCTGGTAG
- a CDS encoding aldehyde dehydrogenase family protein, with protein sequence MASAFEYAPAPESRSVVDIAPSYGLFIDGEFVDAADGKVFKTVSPSSEEVLAEVAQAGAEDVDRAVKAARRAFEKWSALPGSERAKYLFRIARIIQERSRELAVLETLDNGKPIKETRDADLPLVAAHFFYYAGWADKLDHAGYGANPRPLGVAGQVIPWNFPLLMLAWKIAPALATGNTVVLKPAETTPLSALFFADICRQAGLPKGVVNILPGYGETGAALVEHPDVNKVAFTGSTAVGKSIARSIAGTHKKVTLELGGKGANIVFDDAPIDQAVEGIVNGIFFNQGQVCCAGSRLLVQESIQDELLDSLKRRLSTLRLGDPLDKNTDIGAINSAEQLSRIHALVEKGESEGAERWSPACELPSAGYWFAPTLFTNVTQAHIVARDEIFGPVLSVLTFRTPDEAVAKANNSQYGLSAGIWTEKGSRILAVANKLRAGVVWANTFNKFDPTSPFGGYKESGFGREGGRHGLEAYLDV encoded by the coding sequence ATGGCATCTGCATTCGAGTACGCACCGGCGCCCGAGTCCCGGTCCGTCGTCGACATCGCTCCCTCGTACGGCCTGTTCATCGACGGCGAGTTCGTCGACGCCGCCGACGGCAAGGTCTTCAAGACCGTCTCCCCCTCCTCCGAGGAGGTCCTCGCCGAGGTCGCCCAGGCGGGCGCCGAGGACGTCGACCGCGCGGTGAAGGCGGCCCGCAGGGCCTTCGAGAAGTGGTCGGCGCTGCCCGGCTCCGAGCGCGCCAAGTACCTCTTCCGCATCGCCCGGATCATCCAGGAGCGCAGCCGCGAGCTGGCCGTCCTGGAGACCCTGGACAACGGAAAGCCGATCAAGGAGACCCGCGACGCGGACCTCCCGCTGGTCGCCGCGCACTTCTTCTACTACGCGGGCTGGGCCGACAAGCTCGATCACGCGGGCTACGGCGCGAACCCGCGCCCGCTCGGCGTGGCCGGCCAGGTCATCCCGTGGAACTTCCCGCTGCTCATGCTGGCGTGGAAGATCGCCCCGGCGCTCGCGACCGGCAACACGGTGGTCCTGAAGCCCGCCGAGACGACCCCGCTCTCCGCCCTGTTCTTCGCGGACATCTGCCGCCAGGCCGGGCTGCCGAAGGGTGTCGTCAACATCCTTCCCGGTTACGGGGAGACGGGCGCCGCTCTGGTCGAGCACCCCGACGTGAACAAGGTCGCCTTCACCGGCTCGACCGCGGTCGGCAAGTCCATCGCGCGCTCGATCGCCGGTACGCACAAGAAGGTCACCCTGGAGCTGGGCGGCAAGGGCGCCAACATCGTCTTCGACGACGCGCCCATCGACCAGGCCGTCGAGGGCATCGTCAACGGCATCTTCTTCAACCAGGGCCAGGTCTGCTGCGCGGGCTCGCGACTCCTGGTCCAGGAGTCGATCCAGGACGAGCTGCTCGACAGCCTGAAGCGGCGGCTCTCCACCCTCCGCCTCGGCGACCCGCTGGACAAGAACACGGACATCGGCGCCATCAACTCGGCCGAGCAGCTGTCCCGTATCCACGCGCTGGTGGAGAAGGGCGAGTCGGAGGGCGCCGAGCGCTGGTCCCCGGCCTGTGAGCTGCCGTCCGCCGGCTACTGGTTCGCCCCGACGCTCTTCACGAACGTCACCCAGGCGCACATCGTCGCCCGCGACGAGATCTTCGGCCCGGTCCTGTCCGTGCTGACCTTCCGTACGCCGGACGAGGCGGTCGCCAAGGCCAACAACAGCCAGTACGGCCTGTCGGCCGGCATCTGGACGGAGAAGGGCTCGCGGATCCTCGCCGTGGCCAACAAGCTCCGGGCCGGTGTCGTCTGGGCCAACACGTTCAACAAGTTCGACCCGACCTCGCCCTTCGGCGGCTACAAGGAGTCGGGCTTCGGCCGCGAGGGCGGTCGCCACGGCCTGGAGGCGTACCTCGATGTCTGA
- a CDS encoding SigE family RNA polymerase sigma factor: MNALHSTTSSAVVTRLHDVVVRSPEKSGAVNGRGCVRSVGRQHKAPYMVAVADGGAAYGEVTGERQSLSEAEFTAYVQERRASLYATAYHLTGDRFEAEDLLQSALFSTYRAWDRISDKAAVGGYLRRTMTNLHISAWRRRKLNEYPTEELPETAGDTDAMRGTELRAVLWQALARLPELQRTMLVLRYYEGRTDPEIAEILDISVGTVKSSIWRSLRRLREDEVLSFGRDEEESFGELVA, encoded by the coding sequence ATGAACGCACTGCACAGCACCACCTCGAGCGCAGTAGTCACGCGTCTCCACGATGTCGTCGTGCGGAGCCCGGAGAAGTCCGGCGCGGTGAACGGGCGGGGGTGCGTTCGCAGCGTCGGGCGTCAGCACAAGGCGCCGTACATGGTCGCCGTGGCTGACGGGGGAGCGGCGTACGGGGAGGTCACGGGGGAGCGACAGTCTCTGTCGGAGGCGGAGTTCACCGCCTACGTCCAGGAGCGTCGCGCCTCCCTGTACGCCACCGCCTACCACCTGACCGGTGACCGTTTCGAGGCGGAGGACCTGCTCCAGAGCGCGCTGTTCTCGACGTACCGCGCCTGGGACCGGATCAGCGACAAGGCGGCGGTGGGCGGCTATCTGCGCCGCACCATGACGAATCTGCACATCAGCGCCTGGCGCCGGCGCAAGCTCAACGAGTACCCGACCGAGGAGCTGCCGGAGACGGCGGGCGACACGGACGCGATGCGGGGCACCGAACTGCGCGCGGTCCTCTGGCAGGCGCTGGCCCGTCTGCCGGAGCTCCAGCGCACGATGCTGGTGCTGCGCTACTACGAGGGCCGTACGGATCCGGAGATCGCGGAGATCCTGGACATCAGTGTCGGCACGGTGAAGTCGAGCATCTGGCGCTCCCTGCGCCGGCTGCGCGAGGACGAGGTCCTGAGCTTCGGCCGTGACGAGGAGGAGTCCTTCGGCGAGCTGGTGGCCTGA
- a CDS encoding PH domain-containing protein — MTTQPPQQPAEPTYADRVFRSSMGIAGGVLLLGLTGWFCVDAMIRGEGRAPWVALAGLLFVVPLVVAFTIRPVVNANEDRLRIRNPFRSIVLPWAAVADVRAGYSSEVLTRSGTKYQLWAVPVSLRQRKRVARRQARAAQDDPHGRTSVHAHVDDKDRLAPADQTVADLRDLAERCATRPGAQGEPQVRWAYEIIAPAVAGLVLLIVLLATG; from the coding sequence ATGACGACCCAGCCCCCGCAGCAGCCCGCCGAGCCGACCTACGCCGACCGGGTCTTCCGGTCGTCCATGGGCATCGCGGGCGGAGTCCTGCTGCTCGGGCTGACCGGATGGTTCTGTGTGGACGCGATGATCCGCGGCGAGGGGCGCGCGCCCTGGGTCGCCCTGGCGGGTCTGCTGTTCGTCGTGCCGCTCGTCGTGGCGTTCACGATCCGGCCCGTGGTGAACGCGAACGAGGACCGCCTCCGGATCCGTAACCCCTTCCGTTCCATCGTCCTGCCCTGGGCCGCGGTGGCCGACGTCCGCGCCGGGTACTCCAGCGAGGTGCTGACCCGGTCCGGGACGAAGTACCAGCTCTGGGCCGTCCCCGTCTCGCTGCGCCAGCGCAAGCGGGTGGCCCGCCGCCAGGCGCGCGCCGCCCAGGACGACCCGCACGGCCGCACCTCCGTCCACGCGCACGTGGACGACAAGGACCGCCTCGCCCCGGCCGACCAGACGGTCGCCGACCTGCGCGATCTCGCCGAGCGCTGCGCCACCCGCCCCGGAGCCCAGGGGGAGCCGCAGGTGCGCTGGGCGTACGAGATCATCGCGCCGGCCGTCGCGGGCCTCGTGCTGCTGATCGTCCTGCTCGCCACCGGCTGA